The Moraxella osloensis genome contains a region encoding:
- the hemB gene encoding porphobilinogen synthase, with translation MSYIFNRSFPNTRLRRLRYNDNIRAMVQETSIEPKHLIAPVFVIEGKQQRQAVASMPGVERLSVDLLIEYAKQLLSLGVTTIDLFPVISPSLKSLQAEHAYDENGLACTAIKAIKDAVPEMVVMTDVALDPYTTHGQDGIVDDNGYVLNDITVDILAKQALSHARAGADIISPSDMMDGRIAALRQALDGENFINTAIMAYSAKYASAYYGPFRDAVGSAGNLKGGHKKQYQMDFGNRAEALHEVALDIQEGADMVMVKPGQPYLDLVREVKDTFGVPTYAYQVSGEYAMHMAAIQNGWLSEDVILESLLGFRRAGADGILTYFAMTAAQKLNQ, from the coding sequence ATGAGTTATATTTTTAACCGTTCATTCCCCAATACTCGCTTACGTCGCCTACGTTACAACGATAATATCCGCGCCATGGTGCAAGAAACCAGCATTGAACCCAAGCATCTGATTGCGCCCGTGTTTGTCATTGAGGGTAAACAGCAGCGCCAAGCCGTAGCAAGCATGCCAGGCGTTGAGCGTTTGAGCGTGGACTTGCTAATCGAGTATGCTAAGCAATTACTTAGTCTCGGCGTGACCACCATTGATTTATTCCCTGTCATTAGCCCAAGCCTTAAATCGCTACAGGCTGAACACGCCTATGATGAGAACGGCCTTGCCTGCACTGCTATCAAAGCGATTAAAGATGCTGTGCCAGAGATGGTGGTGATGACTGATGTGGCACTCGACCCCTATACCACCCATGGTCAAGACGGTATTGTCGATGACAATGGCTACGTGCTCAATGACATCACCGTTGACATCCTCGCCAAACAAGCCCTGAGCCATGCCCGTGCAGGCGCGGATATCATCTCACCAAGCGATATGATGGATGGTCGTATTGCCGCGCTACGCCAAGCGTTGGATGGAGAAAATTTCATTAATACCGCCATTATGGCGTATTCTGCCAAATACGCGTCTGCGTATTATGGACCGTTTCGTGATGCCGTTGGCAGTGCAGGCAACCTTAAAGGCGGACACAAAAAACAATACCAAATGGATTTTGGTAATCGCGCCGAAGCCCTGCATGAAGTCGCCCTCGACATCCAAGAAGGCGCGGACATGGTCATGGTAAAACCAGGTCAACCTTACCTTGATTTGGTACGCGAGGTCAAAGACACGTTTGGCGTACCGACTTATGCGTATCAAGTATCAGGTGAATATGCCATGCACATGGCAGCGATACAAAACGGCTGGTTAAGCGAGGACGTTATTTTGGAATCGCTGTTAGGGTTTCGCCGTGCAGGTGCCGACGGTATCTTAACTTATTTTGCAATGACAGCAGCCCAAAAGCTCAATCAATAA
- a CDS encoding thioesterase family protein, whose translation MSLNPVNANQLAAQSSTDSTNMTDTTSKENDEHSDLANESQLQLNEDSEHHAISKPSIDVLGQQLANIMSQSPFVAHTFTTYHYEDGKVYGKVKSNPALIGNPNFEILHGGMTATLLDTIGGLEGMLEIYRRDQGTFEEQTKKIKRMATVDLRVDYLAPGRGHEFMVTAEVIRMGRKGCTTRMMLVNDEGKLIAHGIASYAF comes from the coding sequence GTGAGTTTAAACCCTGTAAATGCCAATCAATTAGCCGCTCAGTCATCGACTGACAGCACTAATATGACTGACACGACGTCTAAAGAAAATGACGAGCATTCTGATTTGGCAAACGAGTCGCAACTGCAGCTCAATGAAGACAGTGAGCATCACGCCATCAGCAAACCTAGTATTGATGTGCTAGGGCAGCAGCTCGCTAACATCATGTCGCAAAGCCCGTTTGTGGCGCATACCTTTACTACCTATCATTATGAAGATGGCAAAGTATATGGTAAGGTCAAGTCCAATCCCGCCCTCATCGGCAATCCAAATTTTGAGATTTTGCATGGCGGTATGACGGCGACGCTATTAGATACCATAGGCGGGCTTGAAGGGATGCTTGAAATCTATCGTCGTGACCAAGGCACATTTGAAGAGCAGACCAAAAAAATCAAACGCATGGCAACCGTCGATTTGCGTGTTGATTATCTAGCCCCTGGGCGCGGTCATGAGTTTATGGTCACAGCCGAAGTGATTCGTATGGGACGCAAAGGCTGCACCACGCGGATGATGTTGGTCAATGATGAAGGAAAACTCATCGCGCATGGCATCGCCAGTTATGCGTTTTAA
- a CDS encoding efflux transporter outer membrane subunit — protein MDSTFRLVPLTAIVATLLSLSACQTIPKAKTEPVVAQPHIAINQPYETYDSQTVSGTSQPSIAAQRWQDFYSDAKLKQLIQLGLDNNKDISATILAIQKARAQYQIQDIADVPTINSSANVNRAGDFKGNAANTYNVGLAMSSYEFDFWGRIASLKDAALQNYLATTAAKDAAQISLISNIAQSYVAYSYSLAQLQLAKQTLATRQDSLRINQLRFKAGLDSQLSSVQAQAAVEAAKVAIAQAQTNLLTNQNALRYLVGAPVDNSLLPAAGISSITNNRIFGTGLPSDLLLYRPDLRQAEYNLKAAGANINAARAAFYPTISLSGNVGAASSSLGDLFKTGAFSWGFGPSVSLPIFDAGLRKANYQVSEIEQQQALNTYEKAIQTAFKEVNDVFANRATLNQQLTAYNQSLAANQKYYQIVQARFKAGLDNYLGVLDAQRSIYSSQQNILNTKQSQLLSQIQLYQVLGGGVSRDVPLDTPIEKHTNFSTKLSQVANNAQQKITDVAHQPAQVTTKTTTTTTVQP, from the coding sequence ATGGATTCTACCTTTCGCCTAGTACCCCTGACCGCTATAGTAGCCACCCTACTATCGCTCAGCGCTTGTCAAACCATTCCAAAAGCCAAAACTGAGCCTGTCGTAGCACAGCCGCATATCGCAATTAATCAGCCTTATGAAACCTATGACAGTCAGACCGTCAGCGGCACCAGTCAGCCGAGTATCGCGGCTCAGCGTTGGCAGGATTTTTATAGCGATGCCAAGCTAAAACAACTGATTCAATTGGGGTTAGACAACAACAAAGACATCAGTGCCACGATTTTGGCGATTCAAAAAGCCCGCGCGCAGTATCAAATTCAAGACATCGCAGATGTGCCTACTATCAATTCATCTGCCAATGTAAATCGTGCAGGTGATTTTAAGGGCAATGCTGCCAACACTTATAATGTTGGACTAGCCATGTCAAGTTACGAGTTTGACTTTTGGGGACGTATTGCTAGCCTCAAAGATGCCGCCTTACAAAACTATCTTGCCACCACTGCTGCCAAAGATGCCGCGCAAATTAGCTTGATTAGTAACATTGCACAAAGCTATGTGGCATACAGCTATAGTCTGGCACAACTGCAACTTGCCAAACAAACCTTAGCCACGCGCCAAGATTCACTTCGCATTAACCAGCTGCGTTTTAAAGCAGGTCTTGATTCGCAGCTAAGTAGCGTACAAGCACAAGCGGCGGTTGAAGCTGCCAAAGTGGCTATCGCCCAAGCACAAACCAATTTGTTGACCAACCAAAATGCCTTACGCTACCTAGTAGGCGCCCCTGTGGATAATAGCCTGCTACCCGCTGCGGGCATTAGTAGCATCACCAATAATCGTATTTTTGGCACGGGCTTACCCAGTGATTTGTTATTGTATCGTCCTGATTTGCGTCAAGCGGAATATAACTTAAAAGCCGCAGGGGCAAATATTAACGCCGCGCGCGCTGCGTTTTATCCAACCATTAGCCTATCAGGCAATGTGGGTGCTGCCAGTTCAAGCTTAGGCGATTTGTTTAAAACAGGCGCATTTAGCTGGGGTTTTGGACCGAGCGTGAGCTTACCGATTTTTGATGCAGGTCTACGTAAAGCCAACTACCAAGTGAGTGAAATCGAGCAACAACAAGCGCTAAATACTTATGAAAAAGCGATTCAAACCGCTTTTAAAGAAGTCAATGACGTATTTGCCAATCGCGCAACATTAAATCAGCAGTTGACCGCGTACAACCAGTCGCTCGCTGCCAACCAAAAATACTATCAAATTGTTCAAGCCCGCTTCAAAGCAGGTTTAGACAATTATTTGGGCGTATTAGATGCGCAGCGTTCGATTTATAGCAGCCAACAAAATATCCTAAATACCAAGCAGTCGCAATTACTCAGTCAAATTCAGCTATACCAAGTTTTAGGTGGCGGGGTGAGTCGCGATGTGCCGCTTGACACACCCATAGAAAAACATACAAATTTCAGCACCAAGTTGTCACAGGTTGCCAACAATGCCCAGCAAAAAATTACTGATGTAGCCCATCAGCCTGCCCAAGTGACTACTAAAACCACCACTACAACCACCGTTCAACCCTAA
- a CDS encoding efflux RND transporter permease subunit: MSRFFIDRPIFAWVIAMLIMLMGILALFKLPIEQYPRIAPPTISISATYPGASAQTIEDSVTQVIEQKMKGLDGLMYMSSSSSSSGSAQITLTFENGTDPDTAQVQVQNKLQSAMSSLPEMVQRMGVNVNKSTSGFLMVLAMTSEDGSMDRADIADYLNSNVVDQLSRVDGVGNVNVFGSAYAMRIWLDPEKLRTYGLIPSDITSAIQAQNAQVSAGQLGQMPTDEARQVINATVTVQSYLQTPEQFRNILLKSNTNGAKIRLGDVAKVEIGSESYSEIARYNGKDAAGIGISLSSGANALSTRNAVEAKLKELEPNFPAGLKASVAYDTTPFVRLSIEEVVRTLAEAIALVFLVMFLFLQSWRATIIPTLAVPVVLLGTFGILYAFGYSINVLTLFAMVLSIGLLVDDAIVVVENVERLLEENPDMTPLEATRESMREISKVVIGIALILSAVFLPMAFFGGSTGVIYRQFSVTLISSMVLSALVALIFTPALCATILKRTKAHDKHSGHQTGFFGAFNRMFMRLSKGYEKFVGRSIKMRWLYMIPYALVIVALVFLFTRIPSSFIPEEDQGVLLTLVQLPAGSTQNQTQAVIEKVNAYYKTQEKDLVQSVFTVNGFSFAGQGQNMGLAFVRLKDWDERPGKENTAQSIAKRAMGYFMTQVNEAQVYAISPPAIQGLGTATGFDLQLQDSGNLGHEGLLQARNMLLGMAAQNKQVSGVRPNGQEDSPQYKVNVNYDSAAAMGVAPSVINSVLSTAWGGSYVNDFMDRGRIKKVYMQGEAESRTTPEDINKWYVRNSDNQMVPFSSFATGEWQYGSPTLTRYNSLSSMNLQGNAAPGLSTGQAMAAMEQMIAKLPKGISYEWTGLSLEEKKSGAQAPMLYAISILVVFLCLAALYESWSIPFAVLLVVPLGVLGAALFTGLRGLSNDIYLQVGLLTVVGLSAKNAILIIEFAKERQDLGHNLYDSVTVAARQRLRPIIMTSLAFGIGVVPLFLATGAGSGSQNAIGTSVLGGVVSATILGVFFIPMFYVWIRSLIKGNKPHDPNDGNNGDLQPVSPYSPNAAEPVAVTQPTQVSLYKPDGGSPSNHQ; the protein is encoded by the coding sequence ATGTCACGTTTTTTTATTGATAGACCCATCTTTGCTTGGGTGATTGCCATGCTCATCATGCTGATGGGTATCTTGGCACTTTTTAAATTACCGATTGAGCAGTACCCACGTATTGCCCCACCTACCATTAGTATCTCAGCAACCTACCCAGGTGCCTCTGCCCAAACCATTGAGGACTCTGTCACGCAGGTGATTGAGCAAAAAATGAAAGGGCTTGATGGATTGATGTATATGTCCTCAAGTTCATCATCAAGTGGGTCTGCGCAAATTACCTTAACCTTTGAAAATGGTACAGATCCTGATACAGCGCAAGTCCAAGTCCAAAACAAACTGCAATCTGCCATGAGTTCGCTGCCAGAGATGGTGCAGCGCATGGGGGTCAACGTCAATAAGTCCACGAGTGGCTTCTTGATGGTACTGGCTATGACATCCGAAGATGGCAGTATGGATCGTGCCGATATTGCCGATTATCTCAACTCCAACGTGGTCGACCAGCTCAGCCGTGTCGATGGTGTCGGTAACGTCAACGTGTTTGGCTCTGCGTATGCCATGCGTATTTGGTTAGACCCTGAAAAACTTCGTACCTATGGGTTAATACCCTCGGATATCACCAGCGCAATTCAAGCGCAAAACGCGCAAGTATCAGCCGGTCAGCTAGGACAAATGCCGACTGACGAAGCCCGTCAAGTCATTAATGCCACCGTGACTGTGCAAAGTTACTTACAAACCCCAGAGCAATTTCGTAATATTTTACTTAAAAGTAATACAAATGGCGCGAAAATTCGCTTGGGCGATGTCGCCAAAGTGGAAATTGGTAGTGAAAGCTACAGCGAAATTGCCCGCTACAATGGCAAGGATGCGGCAGGTATCGGTATCTCACTGTCATCTGGCGCCAATGCTTTGAGCACACGTAACGCCGTAGAAGCCAAACTTAAAGAGCTTGAACCTAATTTTCCTGCGGGCTTAAAAGCCTCGGTTGCCTATGACACCACGCCGTTTGTACGTTTGTCGATTGAGGAAGTAGTCAGAACACTTGCTGAAGCGATTGCGCTGGTATTCTTAGTGATGTTTTTGTTTTTACAAAGCTGGCGCGCAACGATTATTCCTACGTTGGCAGTACCTGTGGTACTACTAGGTACGTTTGGTATTTTGTACGCATTTGGCTATAGCATCAATGTGTTGACGCTGTTTGCCATGGTATTATCAATCGGTCTATTAGTCGACGACGCGATTGTCGTGGTGGAAAACGTTGAGCGTTTGCTGGAAGAAAATCCAGACATGACGCCACTGGAAGCCACCCGTGAATCGATGCGCGAAATCAGTAAAGTGGTGATTGGTATTGCCTTGATTTTGTCGGCGGTATTTTTACCGATGGCATTCTTTGGCGGCTCAACTGGGGTGATTTATCGCCAGTTCTCAGTGACACTCATCAGCAGTATGGTACTATCCGCCTTAGTTGCCTTGATTTTCACCCCTGCCCTATGTGCGACTATCCTCAAACGCACTAAAGCCCATGACAAACACAGCGGGCATCAGACCGGTTTCTTTGGCGCATTTAACCGTATGTTTATGCGTCTTAGTAAAGGCTATGAAAAATTTGTGGGTCGCAGTATCAAAATGCGCTGGCTGTATATGATTCCTTATGCGTTGGTGATTGTGGCATTGGTGTTCTTATTTACCCGTATTCCAAGTTCATTTATTCCCGAAGAAGACCAAGGTGTGCTGTTGACATTGGTGCAACTGCCTGCCGGTAGTACCCAAAATCAAACGCAAGCGGTTATCGAAAAGGTCAACGCCTATTATAAAACCCAAGAAAAAGACCTTGTGCAGTCTGTATTTACGGTCAATGGCTTTAGTTTTGCCGGTCAAGGGCAAAACATGGGATTGGCATTTGTGCGCTTAAAAGATTGGGATGAGCGCCCTGGTAAAGAAAATACCGCACAATCGATTGCCAAACGCGCCATGGGTTATTTTATGACCCAAGTCAATGAAGCCCAAGTATATGCCATTTCACCGCCTGCTATTCAAGGTTTGGGTACGGCAACGGGTTTTGATCTGCAGCTACAAGACTCAGGCAACTTAGGTCACGAAGGCTTATTGCAAGCCCGTAACATGCTACTGGGCATGGCGGCGCAAAATAAACAAGTCAGTGGCGTGCGTCCAAATGGACAAGAAGATTCACCCCAATACAAAGTCAACGTCAATTATGATTCTGCTGCGGCTATGGGTGTCGCGCCGAGCGTGATTAATAGTGTTCTTAGTACCGCTTGGGGTGGTAGCTACGTCAATGACTTTATGGATCGTGGTCGTATCAAAAAAGTGTATATGCAAGGTGAAGCTGAGAGCCGTACCACCCCAGAGGACATCAACAAATGGTATGTACGTAACAGTGACAATCAGATGGTTCCGTTTAGCTCATTTGCTACCGGTGAATGGCAGTATGGCTCGCCGACCCTTACGCGTTACAACAGTTTGTCATCAATGAACTTGCAAGGTAACGCAGCGCCGGGACTTAGTACCGGTCAAGCGATGGCAGCAATGGAGCAAATGATTGCCAAACTGCCAAAAGGCATCAGTTACGAATGGACAGGTTTATCCTTAGAAGAGAAAAAATCTGGCGCCCAAGCACCCATGCTGTACGCCATTTCGATTTTAGTGGTGTTCTTATGTTTAGCTGCACTGTATGAAAGCTGGTCCATTCCCTTTGCAGTGCTACTTGTTGTGCCACTTGGGGTATTAGGTGCTGCACTGTTTACGGGTTTACGTGGGCTTTCAAACGATATTTATTTGCAAGTGGGTCTGCTGACCGTTGTGGGTTTATCAGCCAAAAATGCGATTTTGATTATTGAATTTGCCAAAGAACGACAAGATTTGGGACATAATCTATATGACTCGGTTACGGTCGCTGCTCGCCAACGCTTACGCCCGATTATTATGACATCATTGGCGTTTGGTATTGGCGTGGTACCCTTATTCTTGGCAACAGGCGCAGGCTCAGGTAGCCAAAATGCGATTGGTACGAGTGTGTTAGGCGGTGTGGTCAGTGCAACTATCCTAGGGGTGTTCTTTATCCCAATGTTCTATGTGTGGATACGCTCACTGATTAAAGGTAACAAACCGCATGACCCCAATGACGGCAATAATGGTGACTTACAACCCGTATCACCTTACTCACCTAATGCCGCTGAACCTGTCGCTGTCACTCAGCCAACACAGGTGAGCCTCTATAAGCCTGATGGCGGTTCACCATCAAACCATCAATAA
- a CDS encoding efflux RND transporter periplasmic adaptor subunit, protein MRYPVWFMVSLASCSLLIGCNKSDTAAQQQSGGGAAGAQAQMPPTIVNVKPVTFQTIPLTKELSGKVVAYQEATVKPQVSGIIERQLFREGTFVKQNQPLYQINNDSYSSALAASRASLDQSLANVNTAKANYNDALARLETRQAELALAQTNLNRLKQLRGTEAISSQEYDQGATAVRTAQAAVKNAQAQVGVAQANIDAAQAAARGAQQSVNSNQLTVSRTVVKAPISGITSRSNVNVGALVTADTTQMVTVSQLNPIYVDISQSSAELLALRQQFAAGKLSTPRTTQVQLELADGSTYPMVGQLRFEEAKVDSTTGTVNLRAVFSNDNFVLLPGMMVNAQLIQGIINNAVLLPQSAINRTAKGESTVYVVDANNKIQVRPVTVQGTHQGQWIVTSGLKQGEQVVMVGGAKVKPDQQVKAMPYVASTSASTAVPTNASTTTTTKTTVTNSSTTAKTAQP, encoded by the coding sequence ATGAGATACCCAGTGTGGTTCATGGTGTCATTAGCGAGTTGTAGCTTATTAATCGGGTGTAATAAGTCAGACACAGCTGCCCAGCAACAAAGTGGCGGCGGTGCAGCAGGTGCACAGGCGCAAATGCCACCCACGATAGTCAATGTAAAACCTGTAACATTCCAAACGATTCCACTTACCAAAGAGTTATCAGGTAAAGTTGTCGCCTATCAAGAAGCCACCGTTAAGCCGCAAGTATCAGGTATTATTGAGCGCCAGTTGTTTCGTGAAGGCACTTTTGTCAAACAAAATCAGCCGTTATATCAAATCAATAATGATAGCTACTCCAGTGCACTTGCCGCTAGTCGCGCAAGCCTTGACCAAAGCCTTGCTAATGTCAATACCGCAAAAGCCAACTATAATGACGCCTTAGCGCGGCTAGAAACCCGCCAAGCCGAACTTGCGCTGGCTCAAACCAATTTAAACCGTCTAAAACAGCTACGTGGTACTGAAGCTATCTCCAGTCAAGAATATGACCAAGGGGCAACCGCCGTGCGTACCGCTCAAGCAGCGGTTAAAAATGCGCAGGCGCAAGTCGGGGTGGCACAAGCCAATATTGATGCCGCCCAAGCAGCGGCTCGCGGCGCACAGCAATCAGTCAATAGCAATCAGCTCACCGTGAGCCGTACTGTGGTTAAAGCGCCTATCAGTGGTATCACCAGTCGCTCAAATGTCAATGTCGGTGCGCTTGTCACTGCGGACACGACGCAGATGGTAACCGTCTCGCAACTCAATCCAATTTATGTCGATATCAGTCAATCATCCGCCGAGTTATTGGCGCTTCGTCAGCAATTTGCGGCTGGTAAACTTAGCACACCGCGTACCACACAGGTTCAGTTAGAGCTCGCCGATGGCTCAACCTACCCGATGGTGGGGCAACTTCGCTTTGAAGAAGCTAAAGTGGATAGTACCACAGGCACGGTCAATCTGCGCGCGGTATTTAGCAATGATAACTTTGTGCTGTTGCCAGGGATGATGGTGAATGCCCAGTTGATTCAAGGTATTATCAACAATGCTGTATTATTGCCACAAAGTGCCATTAATCGTACAGCCAAAGGTGAATCAACCGTGTATGTGGTTGACGCCAATAATAAAATCCAAGTACGCCCAGTTACGGTTCAAGGTACCCACCAAGGTCAATGGATTGTCACTAGCGGTCTAAAACAAGGTGAGCAAGTGGTGATGGTGGGCGGCGCCAAAGTCAAACCAGATCAACAAGTCAAAGCCATGCCATATGTGGCGTCTACATCAGCCTCAACCGCAGTGCCGACCAATGCTTCTACCACGACGACCACCAAAACGACCGTAACAAATAGCTCAACTACCGCCAAAACTGCGCAACCATAA
- a CDS encoding TetR/AcrR family transcriptional regulator → MTLSRNKSPDLRVVKTHKAIREAFIILLSEQEYNDIAIQAILERAKVNRATFYKYYSGKGDLAGQMIDDFKQEVSQLFQDRLNADSQMLQMIMENHSQKLFERRQEMLALWKIRTQHHNLYHDMFLMGKQNFIELAKKQKATDYLTAEAIDYQATMMATIFMASFKYYFEKDLPIPADLKVEWEQMLIITMS, encoded by the coding sequence ATGACTTTAAGTCGTAACAAGTCACCTGATTTACGTGTTGTCAAAACCCATAAAGCCATCCGTGAAGCCTTTATTATATTGTTGTCCGAGCAGGAGTACAACGATATCGCTATCCAAGCAATTTTGGAGCGCGCCAAAGTCAATCGTGCTACTTTTTATAAATACTACAGTGGTAAGGGTGATTTGGCAGGGCAGATGATTGATGATTTCAAGCAGGAAGTCAGCCAGCTATTTCAAGACAGGCTCAATGCCGATAGTCAAATGCTGCAAATGATTATGGAAAACCATTCACAAAAGCTCTTTGAACGCCGCCAAGAGATGCTTGCCCTGTGGAAAATCCGCACCCAACACCACAATCTTTATCATGATATGTTTTTGATGGGTAAACAAAACTTTATTGAACTGGCTAAAAAACAAAAGGCGACAGATTATTTAACGGCGGAGGCGATTGATTACCAAGCCACCATGATGGCAACTATCTTTATGGCAAGTTTTAAATACTATTTTGAAAAAGATTTGCCAATCCCAGCCGATTTAAAGGTTGAATGGGAGCAAATGCTTATCATCACAATGAGTTAA
- a CDS encoding alpha/beta fold hydrolase, which translates to MSDAMPTLLPDIKQQLIKEKTKEIQAQSVLDTLQSPATPNIKFRPSKHAEFMQAAKVHTPKYKFYVEVGGDPTHPTIVLIMGLGAQSLVWPNEFCYALINAGFRVVRFDNRDIGKSSKLKHKKLTPAHDSPIYKAKLLGRFGLGLPLKNLQTPYDLYDMAEDAYQLLKMLGIKKYFVIGQSMGGMIAQIMAVRYPHQVEKLGLLSTSNNRPFSRPPAIEAIRAFTQPLPKSQDTDALTQQFVQTIKTIASPDYFDEQAAFSKAKKLFKRRFYPKGTQRQLLAILATGSLVDIDKQIHQPTLIIHGKQDKLIPFSHAYSLAKHIAHSQLILIDELGHDMPLALIEKLASQFIAHFSYNAPIN; encoded by the coding sequence ATGTCTGATGCTATGCCCACTTTATTACCAGATATCAAACAACAACTTATCAAAGAAAAAACCAAAGAAATTCAAGCGCAATCGGTATTAGACACCCTTCAATCACCTGCCACCCCCAACATTAAATTCCGACCTTCCAAACACGCGGAGTTTATGCAGGCCGCCAAGGTGCATACCCCAAAGTATAAATTCTACGTTGAAGTCGGTGGCGACCCTACCCACCCTACCATCGTACTGATTATGGGCTTAGGCGCGCAAAGCTTGGTATGGCCCAATGAATTTTGCTATGCGTTAATCAATGCTGGATTTCGGGTGGTGCGATTTGACAATCGCGACATAGGCAAATCCAGCAAACTTAAGCACAAAAAACTAACTCCTGCTCATGATTCGCCCATTTATAAAGCCAAATTACTGGGCAGATTCGGACTGGGTTTACCGCTTAAAAACCTGCAAACTCCGTATGATTTGTACGATATGGCAGAAGATGCCTATCAACTGCTCAAAATGTTGGGTATCAAAAAATACTTTGTGATTGGTCAATCAATGGGCGGTATGATTGCGCAAATCATGGCGGTGCGTTATCCACACCAAGTAGAAAAATTGGGACTATTATCCACCAGTAACAATCGACCCTTTTCGCGCCCACCCGCCATTGAAGCCATCAGGGCCTTTACCCAGCCACTACCCAAAAGCCAAGATACTGACGCATTGACCCAGCAGTTCGTGCAGACCATCAAGACCATCGCCAGCCCCGATTACTTTGATGAACAAGCGGCGTTCAGCAAAGCTAAAAAACTATTTAAACGGCGTTTTTACCCAAAAGGTACGCAGCGGCAGTTACTGGCGATTTTGGCGACGGGGTCACTGGTCGATATTGACAAACAAATCCACCAGCCCACCCTCATCATTCATGGCAAACAAGACAAACTCATTCCATTTAGTCATGCCTATTCGCTTGCCAAGCACATTGCGCACAGTCAATTGATACTCATTGATGAGCTCGGTCACGATATGCCACTTGCGCTCATAGAAAAACTGGCAAGCCAGTTTATCGCGCATTTTAGTTACAATGCGCCAATCAATTGA
- a CDS encoding polyprenyl synthetase family protein, protein MDKQVYGSLSSKVKLVMSVSQHVINAGGKRMRPLISLLCSRICNDQPSQAAMHLGAITEMLHTATLVHDDVIDASGMRRGKPTANATWDNATAVLVGDYLIARSFNLLVGFGSLPLLQLFSDGTCDIAEGEVLQLQHQHDPKATEADYMKIIDGKTSRLFMMASQGVAILENRPEYNDAFAKFGQHFGNAFQIIDDVLDFVGDSEVLGKNVGDDIAEGKPTLPLIKALEMTTGDTHEKLRIAIQTGEVQDTGEIIEIVKTSGALAYCRDKAMQESEIARQAVLTLPDSRYRQGLLDLMTLASQRLY, encoded by the coding sequence ATGGACAAGCAGGTGTATGGCAGTCTAAGCTCAAAAGTCAAACTGGTCATGTCGGTGAGTCAGCATGTCATCAACGCAGGTGGCAAGCGTATGCGCCCGCTTATTTCGCTACTTTGCTCACGTATTTGTAACGATCAGCCCTCACAAGCTGCCATGCATCTGGGCGCAATCACTGAAATGCTGCATACCGCAACGTTAGTACATGATGATGTGATTGATGCGTCAGGTATGCGCCGTGGTAAGCCGACCGCGAATGCAACGTGGGATAATGCAACGGCTGTATTGGTGGGTGACTATCTGATTGCCCGTTCATTTAATCTTTTGGTGGGTTTTGGCTCGTTGCCGTTATTGCAGTTATTCTCAGATGGCACTTGTGATATCGCTGAAGGGGAAGTATTGCAGCTACAACATCAGCATGACCCCAAAGCCACCGAAGCTGATTATATGAAAATCATTGACGGTAAAACCTCTCGGCTATTTATGATGGCAAGTCAAGGCGTGGCTATTTTGGAAAATCGCCCTGAATACAATGACGCCTTCGCCAAATTTGGTCAGCACTTTGGTAATGCCTTCCAAATCATTGATGACGTGCTCGATTTTGTCGGTGATAGTGAGGTGCTCGGCAAAAACGTGGGTGATGATATCGCTGAAGGCAAGCCCACCTTGCCGCTGATTAAAGCGCTTGAAATGACCACGGGTGATACGCATGAAAAATTACGGATTGCCATTCAGACAGGGGAAGTGCAAGACACAGGCGAGATTATTGAGATTGTCAAAACCAGTGGTGCACTGGCGTATTGTCGTGACAAAGCAATGCAAGAAAGCGAGATTGCTAGACAAGCCGTACTGACCTTACCAGATTCACGATACCGTCAAGGTTTACTCGATTTGATGACGCTTGCCAGCCAACGGCTTTATTAA
- the rplU gene encoding 50S ribosomal protein L21, with the protein MYAVIKSGGKQHRVVQDEFLKVELLKAEKGDTIKIEDVLMVVDGSDIKIGQPVVAGAVVEAEVVEHGRGEKVRIVKHKRRKHYHKEQGHRQWYTLLKIKAITA; encoded by the coding sequence ATGTATGCAGTAATCAAAAGTGGTGGTAAACAACATCGCGTCGTTCAAGATGAATTTTTAAAAGTTGAATTACTAAAAGCTGAAAAAGGCGATACCATCAAAATTGAAGACGTTTTAATGGTCGTTGATGGCAGCGATATCAAAATTGGTCAACCTGTGGTTGCCGGTGCAGTGGTCGAAGCTGAAGTAGTAGAACATGGTCGTGGCGAGAAAGTACGTATTGTCAAACACAAACGTCGTAAACACTATCATAAAGAACAAGGTCACCGTCAATGGTATACTTTGTTAAAAATCAAAGCAATCACTGCTTAA